Genomic DNA from Tepidibacillus fermentans:
GGCATAATTTTAATGCCCCCTCAATGGTTTCATTTTCTTAATGCGCGTACGGCGTTGATAAGATCCTCGCCAATTTCATTCTTAAACTTGTCATAGATTGGGTCCATCTTTGCAATCCATAGTTTCTTTTCTTCTGGTGTTAACTCATGAATCTTGATTTTAGGATTTTCTGCTTTGATTTTTTGTAGCATTTGTTCGTTAATATCCTTCGCATTTTGACGTACCCATTGTGTCGTTTCATCTAATGCTGCTTCAATTTGTGAACGTACATCAGCTGGTAAGCTATCCCAGAATTTTTTATTTGTAATCACTGCATACCCTAAATACCCGTGATAACTAAGGGTTAAGTATTTTTGCACCTCATGCATCTTTTGTGAATAAATATTGGATAACGTATTCTCTTGACCGTCAATAACTCCTTGCTCTAAAGCATTATAAACTTCTCCAAAAGGCATTGGTACTGGATTCGCACCTACTGCTTTAAACTGTTCCTCTAATACCTTACTAGACATAACGCGGAATTTTTGACCAGCAAAATCTTCCGGCTTAATTAATTCTTTTTTATTTGAGCCCATTTGTTTAAACCCGTTATCCCACATCGCTAAACCCTTGATGTTCTTCTCTTCAAGAAGGGAAAATAACTTTTTACCAATTTCTCCTTCCATAGCTTGTTGTACTTGTTCGTGGTCAGCAAAAGCAAATGGTAAATCAAAAACTTGCCACTGGGGATATAACTTTGTTATGACCGAAGTTGCAGGTGCTGCCATTTGAACATTTCCTTGTTGAATCGCATTTAATACATCCTCATCCTTATATAATTGTGAGTTTGGGAATACTTGAACTTCAACTCTCCCATTTGTCTTTTCTTTTACCTTGTTTGCAAACATGATTGCAGCTTGACCTTTTGGCGTGTTCTCTGCAACAACGTGCGAGAATTTAATCACGATCTTTTGATTGTTTCCTTCTTCATTACTTGATGCTTGCTCAGTACGTTTTGATGAACAACCAACCATACTAAATACGAGTAAAATAGACATCAGTGTAATAAATGTAACTTTTATCCAACGCTTGTTCATCTTTCATCTTTCCCCCTCTTTTTGTTTGTTTTTATCAATTATTTTCTCGTCATATTATGACGACAAAACAATGACTCTTTTTTTTTCGAATCTACTTTTTCTGATTTACAATGATTTCTGTTTCATCCATTACTTTTCCTAAATCTCTCTTAACTTTTTGATAAAGTGGTTGATAAAGTTTTTTAAATTCATCCTTTTCTTCTCTTGTTAAGGTCTCAATTTTGATACATTGACATTCTCTCATCTGTTTAAGTTGATTTTGTTCAATTTCTTGAGCTTTTTTTCTCTCCCAGATGGTAACTTCGTTCATCGTTGTTTGAATCATCTTTTGTATCTCTGGTGAAAGAGTGTTAAAAAAATCCTTGTTCATCATAACCAAGTATCCTAAATACCCATGATTACTTAGAATGAGGTAATCTTGAACATCAAAAAAACGTTTCGTATAAATATTGCTGATTGTATTTTCTTGACCATCAACTTCTTTATTTTTTAATGCTTGATAAACATCATTAAAGTTTCTTGCTTCTGCCTTTGCGCCAAGTAGAGAAAATTGGTCTTCTAGTATTGGACTTGGCATAATTCTGAATTTAAGGTTGGTAAAATCTTTAGGAGTATGTAAAGAATGATCACGGTTGGTAAACTGTTTAAATCCATTGTCCCAAATCGCTAAAGGAAGTACTTTATTCTTTTTTGCAGATTCAAATACCATCTTTCCTACTTTCCCATCAGCTAATTGATGAATTTGTTCTAGATTTTCATAATAAAAAGGCAAATCAAAGACTTGTAATTCGGGGATTTTTTGTATCAGCTTCGACATAGCGGGAGCAATGATTTGGACATCATTTCTTTGTAAAGCTTCCCATTCTTCACCATCACGATATAAGGACCCATTCGCGAAGACTTGAACTTCGACTTTTCCTTTGCTTCTCTCTTTCATTAATTGAGCAAATTTTCGAGCCGCTTGCCCTTTCGGAGTATCTTCCCCTACTACATGAGAAAAACGAATAATAATTTTTTCATTTTGGCTGAATTGTTCATAATCTTTCGCATATTTTTGACATCCTACCGTCAAAAATACCCATATAAGAATTGACAATAGCCAAAAAACCTTTCGATATTTTCTGTTTTGGGAAACAGGGGATTTCATCGAAAACACTCATCTCTACTAAAAATATCTACTTTTTAATTATATTAATCTTTTGTAAATTTTTAATATTTTGTTCATTTTGTTATTTTTGGTCTTTTTGCTCTCAAGTAAGTAAACAAAATTGTTTGGAAAGTTTTTTGTATAAAAAAAAGCCCTAATCGAGATGATTAGGAACTTCTAATTCTTTTAGTAAATCTTCTTCCGTTAATATCGGAATCCCTAACACTTGTGCTTTTGTTTGTTTTGATCCCGCCTTTTCCCCAGCAATCAGATAATCAGTATTCTTTGTCACACTTCCTGTGACTTTTGCACCAAGAGCTTCTAGTTTCTCTGTGGCTTCTTTTCTTGTTAAATGTTGAAGGGTACCTGTGAGAACGACGGTTTTACCAGTAAACCTAGATTCCCGCTTAACGGTTGATTCAACACCTTTATAAGTCATATTGACACCAAGTTCTTTTAAGCGTTGGATCATTTCCTTGACATTCTCTTGTTCAAAAAAGGTCACGATGCTATCTGCCATTTTCGGACCAATTTCATCAATGGCCATTAACTCTTCTTTAGTGGCTTTCATCAATTGATCCATCGTTTGAAAGCGAGCGGCCAATACTTTGGCTGCTTTAGCTCCCACCAAACGAATTCCTAAACCAAAAAGGAGTCGTTCTAAAGAATTTTCTTTGCTTGCTTCGATCGCAGTTAGTAGATTCTGTACCGATTTTTCTCCCATTCGTTCCAGAGCCAGCAATTGTTCACGCTTTAAGGTATAAAGATCGGTCACATTCTCAATAAGACCATTTTCATAAAGCTGAATGACAACTCGTTCACCCAGCCCCTCTATATTCATTGCATCACGAGAAACGAAATGGATCATCCCTTCCACGATTTGTGCTGGGCAAGAAGGATTGATACAACGAAGGGCCACTTCGTCATCCAACCGAATAAGCTCACTTTGACACGCTGGACAATGGGTTGGCATATGGTAAGGTTTTTCATCACCTGTCCGTCTTTCTGGTAAAACAGCCACTACTTCCGGGATGATATCTCCTGCTTTTTTCACGATTACATGATCACCAATCATTAGCCCTTTTTCCCGAATGATATCTTCATTATGAAGGGATGCACGTTTGACTGTTGTTCCCGCTAAGTGAACAGGTTTTAATATTGCTGTAGGAGTAACCACTCCTGTTCTTCCCACATTCACTTCAATATCTTCTAAGATCGTGACAACCTCTTCGGCAGGAAACTTATAGGCAATCGCCCATCTTGGACTTTTGGCGGTAAACCCAAGTGCACGTTGCAAAGGATAGGAATCCACTTTGATAACCATTCCATCGATCTCATAGGGAA
This window encodes:
- a CDS encoding TRAP transporter substrate-binding protein, whose translation is MNKRWIKVTFITLMSILLVFSMVGCSSKRTEQASSNEEGNNQKIVIKFSHVVAENTPKGQAAIMFANKVKEKTNGRVEVQVFPNSQLYKDEDVLNAIQQGNVQMAAPATSVITKLYPQWQVFDLPFAFADHEQVQQAMEGEIGKKLFSLLEEKNIKGLAMWDNGFKQMGSNKKELIKPEDFAGQKFRVMSSKVLEEQFKAVGANPVPMPFGEVYNALEQGVIDGQENTLSNIYSQKMHEVQKYLTLSYHGYLGYAVITNKKFWDSLPADVRSQIEAALDETTQWVRQNAKDINEQMLQKIKAENPKIKIHELTPEEKKLWIAKMDPIYDKFKNEIGEDLINAVRALRK
- a CDS encoding DctP family TRAP transporter solute-binding subunit — protein: MSILIWVFLTVGCQKYAKDYEQFSQNEKIIIRFSHVVGEDTPKGQAARKFAQLMKERSKGKVEVQVFANGSLYRDGEEWEALQRNDVQIIAPAMSKLIQKIPELQVFDLPFYYENLEQIHQLADGKVGKMVFESAKKNKVLPLAIWDNGFKQFTNRDHSLHTPKDFTNLKFRIMPSPILEDQFSLLGAKAEARNFNDVYQALKNKEVDGQENTISNIYTKRFFDVQDYLILSNHGYLGYLVMMNKDFFNTLSPEIQKMIQTTMNEVTIWERKKAQEIEQNQLKQMRECQCIKIETLTREEKDEFKKLYQPLYQKVKRDLGKVMDETEIIVNQKK
- the ligA gene encoding NAD-dependent DNA ligase LigA; protein product: MDLKEIEKKIEDLRKTINQHNYSYYVLDQPTITDQEYDELMRELIQLEEQYPQFQTPDSPTQKVGGQPLPYFEKVEHKVPLLSLGNAYNEQDLYEFDRRVRQVADNQEVRYMVELKIDGLAVSLTYENGLFVMGATRGDGTTGEDITQNLKTIRSLPLRLNEPVTIEVRGEAYLPKKEFERINRIREERGEPLFANPRNAAAGSLRQLDPKIAAERGLDIFLYGIGTIEGKELSSHSEGLNYLEQLGFKVNKERRLFTNIDDVISFVKEWTTKRPTLPYEIDGMVIKVDSYPLQRALGFTAKSPRWAIAYKFPAEEVVTILEDIEVNVGRTGVVTPTAILKPVHLAGTTVKRASLHNEDIIREKGLMIGDHVIVKKAGDIIPEVVAVLPERRTGDEKPYHMPTHCPACQSELIRLDDEVALRCINPSCPAQIVEGMIHFVSRDAMNIEGLGERVVIQLYENGLIENVTDLYTLKREQLLALERMGEKSVQNLLTAIEASKENSLERLLFGLGIRLVGAKAAKVLAARFQTMDQLMKATKEELMAIDEIGPKMADSIVTFFEQENVKEMIQRLKELGVNMTYKGVESTVKRESRFTGKTVVLTGTLQHLTRKEATEKLEALGAKVTGSVTKNTDYLIAGEKAGSKQTKAQVLGIPILTEEDLLKELEVPNHLD